aaatgtttagaattcaTCATTATTTTCCTTCCTAAAATCTAAGATCCAAACAAAGGTCAAGGGAACTTGGATTCTACAAAGGAAAACAGTGGGAAGACATTTCCTTGTTGGATTTTTAGCAATAAGAGGCTGGCAAAAGCTGAGAGCTCAAAAGAAAAAAACCCACATATTTTAAACATCAGGAAAACGTTCTCAGGGTTCTTTAGTTTCTGCTCTCAGCTTATGCTATTTCATTTTCTGCTcgtatttcatttttttttgttggtcATGTAAGGTAACTAAGAAAGCGAAATAATTGTCTTGTTGTGAGGAATCTATCAATACTCATAGTCAACAAATTTGTCACACTTGAAGAAAGCTTTAACATATGGGATCCTAAGCTAATGCATTGTTTGTGTAGGCCGGCCGGTCAACCTATGTGCCCGAGGAGATACTTGCATCGGTTCCAGATCCAGGAGCAATGGCTGCAGCATCATGGTATAGAGCAGCAGCTTTAGCTGTTAAGGACAAGTGCCAGCCTTCGTGATTATGTATACGCCCTGCCCCTTATGCGTCGATGATCAATTCGTGCTCTTTTTTTTGGCTGCAGATCAACCAACAAAATCCTTTTTCTTTTTGCTCGTCATTTATAATTTACGGTCTTAACAATTTTAAGCTTTCCGCTTGTGCTTTTTTATGCATAATGCCGAGAGAGTTGAGCGCGCCCATGCGTGTCTTGATGTTTGTTTTTTGAGACTTGGAGACTAAGGTGTTTTAACTATACAAACATGTTTGTTGACATCACTCACACACACACTCAGAATAATTTGCATTTTTAAATATTTGGAGTTGGAAATAGGAGGAGGAATGGTTGTAACTTGTAACCTAtcctcattttattttatttttatgttcaTTCTTGGGTTGCAAGGAACCACTTCAGTGATTCATTTTAGTTCGAAACATGGTTCAATTCAACAAACTCATATTTGAGAATTGAGAAAATTAGCATTTATTTCAAAGTATGTTGTTAATGAtactttttataaaattaaaatggaTGAGATATTTTCAATTTTTTGTGACAGAAAATCTTGTGAATGAAATTTGATGGAAGCTTTATTTACTTTTGGAAAAAATTAAGACAgctatataaaaattaaataacacTATATTTATCCATGTAACTAATTTATCTATTTGTTTACTCAATTTTAGATGTATTTTTAAAATTATCAATGTCTCATCACATTTTCTCTTTCTTGTCCTAACACGTTCTCTCAAGTTtactttgtaaattttattttaatttaagtcTCCTtctcaaaaaaaataaataaataaagtctcACTCTATGACTTTATCTCCCTTTCCTTTGTCACGCAAGTTCACTTTGTAAAAAAAAGTATATTAAAATTTCTTTTTAACAGGAATAGACAAGAAAGTTAGGGTTTGTGTTTATGGAAATTTGTATGGTAGGGTCATTAAAAAGAGGCCTACCGATTGGACTATTTTGTatgttttaatttataaataGTTTTCGGTGTGATATTTTTTATGATCCTGTATAtcgtagttatttagagtatcttgtaaattttaaaaaaattttacagtaccgaaaactagtttaaaaatgAGATTGTtctgactaatttttttatgagtGTGgaatgtttgaacctaatttttagcacgttaaattatttgaaattttctaaaaatttgtaagatgctctaaataactacgatatacacaatcataaaaaaaattacgtcGAAAATTATTCACGAATCAAAAATACAAAAGAACTCCACTGAAGCCCTACCATAGAATGTCCTATGTTTATTAACCTAAAATATTCcgttgtttattattattattattattctaaattccttattatattatttatttaacttTTGTTCTTTTGTACCTGGTGATATATGATTTAATGAGtagattttatgtattttccaTGCTGTTGTTACAATTTcattttttggcaaaaaaaaagaaaagaaagtgttatttcattttattttttaaacaagaGTAAATAGTTGACTAGTTCTTATAACGAGGGGAACTATTtcttataatttctaaaaataggAAATAACAGATATTACTaactaaaagaaaaagaaaatagttTTCTGGCAGCGGCACGTAAGAGAATAAAGatagaagatatttatttatttttgtaataaaaaatcaaaataattttatGGTAAAACCCACACCCAAAACCCTACGTGTTGATAATTTATCTCCACATGCCTCTAAACCCTTCTCAGTTCACTGCTCTGCTTTTCCTCTCGAGCTCATCCTCAATGAACCTCATTTCCATGGTAGCTCTCTGAGACACCGAGAGAGACAGGCACTGTGTGTAAGTTTCTCAATTCCATTCTCCCATTTCTGCAACCCAACCCAATCttactttgtttttgtttttctatttctatttctcTTTTTCATTTCTTTTGCTCTTCTTCTGTTCTCTGCAAAGTTTTTATGGCTTTCTTTGTTTTCGTTCCTCTAAGTGGGTTGGGGCTTAATTCGGAATATAAGTTGAATTATTTGCATTTGATTGAAATTTCATCATATGTAGGTGGTGATAATTCATTTGTTTATTATATTCTTTGTTTTCAAACgaatggaaaagaaaagaaaaaaaaaccattttaGCTTTGTTTTTCCACACTTCTGGATACTGAAGTTTTAGTGCAATTATATGAGgaaatgaagttttttttttatttttaaatatttttttttcattgggAGTTGCAGATACCGGAAGCTGCAGTGGTAAATACCCACAAGGGGAAAATTAAATGATGGAGACAAAGAGGAAAACGCCTGTACAACTTGAAGCTCTTGACAGCATGTACCTAGGTAACAAGCTTAATCTCTCTCTCCCTAATATTTAAATACGTAAAAAAAGGATTGAATTCAAATAGAACCAATTTTGAAGTTATGTTCTCCAAGAGTAAGCTCAATTACCCAAAATGAATGTCATACTTGCAACTTACTCCTTGGTAGCTCAAATGTTCGGACATGTCTGAGATTTGAGTCCCTCATAGCAATTGTTATAGTTTCCTGGTCCCCAAATATTGTAGGGTTAGGCGGAGAGCCTAGtttcaaagaaaaaaaagtgaTACTTACAACTTCATGCTCAACAAAAGGCTGAACAATACATTCAAGAATCCCAATCATTCCAAGAACTCATGATATGTTGTTGTGAAGCAACAGTAGACATTTTATATATTCTCTATTGTTCTTCTATTTCTCTCCTTCCTTTGCAATTAAATACCACTACGTGCCTGTATTTTTTTTAGAATGCTTGGGTGATGCCGACAAGATTGTGCCCATTTTATACTTatgttttattgttattattcattttaaaggagcGAAGATAATTTTAATGTCAATAattaagaaaaccataacaggaAACATAAAAGGACAAGAGGGATAGAAGATTTCCAAAACATAAAAAAAGCACTCATTAAACCTCTGTTTTTTGTGCCAGAGCTTCCATAACAATGATGAATAGAAGACATTATACTGTGCATACTCACTTATTTAACATATGTTATTTGTGCAATGGCTTATGCCACAAGATTCTATTTTGATGTTTACCCTGAATGGTTGTAGTATCTAACATTATGATTATTGAGACAGAAAACAAATATCCTACACAAATGGAAATTGAAAACTATGCTACTACTGTGGGATTGACTTCCAAGCAGATTCAGTGTTGGTTTGTCGAGAAAAGGAGAAAGGAGAAAAGAGAAAATGTAATAACTGTATCCTCGGATTCAACTTCAACGGAGAAACATGCTGCTAGATCACGTTCTTCATCTTCCAAACACCAAAAGGCATCTGTTGCTAAGAACATAATATCCCAGGATTTGTTTGCCCCAGAGTACATTCTCAAAAGGGTCTTTCGGAAGGATGGTCCTCCCCTTGGTGTGGAATTTGATTCTCTTCCTTCAGGAAAACTATTCCATTGCAAAGGTATGCAGTAGAATCAATTCATTGCATATAGAAATATAATTGACGGCTTTCCTCTTTATGGTTGGAaatgtgatttttattttttgttcgaTGAGCTTACTCAATTCGAAATATTACTATGGCTTTTCCATTTATTTTGAAGGTTTTTTAAGCTTAGCTTGTCTAAATCTTTCTTAACATTAAATATTGTTGATGGTCTTTCTTATGAACATTTGAGCCTCTGTTGCAAAAACTCCCCTAATGTATTGGCAATTGGTGCTTAGCTACTTGCTAGTTTTATTTGTCAACTTCTAGCCTAGAACGTTTTCTTTTTGTACGAGTCCTGATCTTTTGTTCTGCTTTTTATTTCTGTAGAATGTGTTGTTTGAAGATATTATTTTTGCCAGTTGTACCATAATATAAATTAGTCTGCTTATGAATAGTAAAACAGAGAGTATAATTCTGGATACTTTTCAAGTCCATGTCTTCATGTGGTTTAATGATTAtttgtattgattttttttatttatttcaatatGCCTTTAGATTTTGGATATGTTTTCACACGCATCTCGATCTTCTGTTGTTGTTCTCTTAGATCCTGAAATTTTATATTCTTCTTGCAAAGAGAGCCAGAGAGCGACTAAAAGGACAAAGGTACCTGAGAAAATAAATTTCAGATAGCCTTTTCTTTTGATTATTTTTGTTTGTACATTTGGCTAAGGCCATAGGTTTTCTCTTGGGAGTAAACGAACCTCTTGAACTTTTGAATATTCATTTGTGCTCCTTACTTCTTCCTTTATTTGGTGCcagttttcctcttttttttaacGTGCACTATGATCTCAATTAGGTTTCCAAGCATGCTGTCATAAATACGATTTGTAATGGCAATAATGCACCATCAAAGAAGCATGGTATGGGTAAAGGTTTAATGACAGCATGGCGGGCAATTAACCCTCATGCTGGAGATAATCCTACCAGCATCGATTGTGCCAACGAAGAAACGGGACCATCAATTTCAAAATCCGGGTCACAAAATCCACAAATTCAAGTTAGAaaaccaaaaaaacaaaaaattcttACTGTAAGTCATTTAGACTGTGTTTGATTGAGGGTTAATAGATTGGTTATTTTTCGAAGTTTATTTGAATTGAATTTGAAAAAAGTTTACAAGTAGACTGAAAGGTTGGTTGCTCATTTAGATACAGGGAAGGCTAAGGAACAAATtacaagagaagaagaagaaacattCTGTTAAAAGAAGAGAGGTAATTACTATTTGTTATTGACTGCGATCTATATATTCCCAAGCTCGCAACTAGTGCTATACATAACATGTTGTTACATCCCAGGTGGAATCTTTCAAAGATGCAAATCAGAAGCCAGCGGGCAAAACAAAATGTGATCTTGCTTTGAGGGGAGGACATTCTCAAGAAAACTTTAATCTGATTTCTATGCTCATGGATGATGAAGAGCTGGAGGGGAGAGAATTACAAGCAGTATCAAATAGACCAGGGTGTTCTGGTCATTTTACTACTGGACTTCAAGGTTGCTCACTTTACAAAATTGGTTTTGTAGAAAGAGTTCAAAATTCTGTTTCCTATCTATCATTTGCTGTTTATGTATTTGGATCAGTTTTTCAGAAAACTACTTAATTGGAAATTTTACCActtattttaaaagtttaatcTTTGATTCTTTTGATACGGACAGTTCCTTACAATTGTATTCTAGCAAAGTGGTCTTGAGTTTAAATTCATGAAACAAAATTATACTTTCCAATTAAAGCTAGGGTTCAGTAGTGTGATACATATTAACCTGtctgttttcttttttttctcttgAATCATGATTATGAAATATCTAAGTAGACTTTGTTTTCATCTTTCAGATCTGTTGGTAAAGTTTCCACCAAATTCTGTAAAGATGAAGCAACCTTTCAGTATGCAACCTTGGGATTCATCTCCAGAGATTGTCAAGAAGCTTTTTAAGGTACAAATTTACCAAAGATTCTGCTGTTACCTTATTTAATGAAGTCCTCAGTTAGAAGCATAATGCAATGTATTTGGTAGATGCTAGATATCCTCTCATTTGGTTTTTTTTTGCATGTTTTGACGTTTTTATAATtatcaatatgctcatgaaaaaAGATTGTTGTGTTAGTTAATACTGTTTTATAATCCTTCTGATAGTCTGACTCTGTTTAATTTTGCAGATTGTTCTTATTATTGTCACTTGGTATGTGTGTAAAATACAAGAGCTGTAATAAAATAATGATTCAACGTGGcttaaaatcaataaaatcattgaagaaattaaTCAAATAAGTCTAATTATGGATACAGAATCttgtaataaaatatttttctcttcaAATGTTTGTAGTTACTAATGTGTCATTTTTTGTTAGCTCTATATAGTTCCTGGATCATGCCTCattcttttgtgtttgttggcccTGACAATCTAGAAATTAGATGTGAAAAAACTTCCAAGCTATCTTTATCTATAGGCTGTGTAGCAGCTTTCAGTTTCTAAAGGTTGCTTCAGGTATATTATTTCATTTAACTTGATTACATTCAGGCCTTACATACAGAATTTTTTCTACCCCATAAAAATTAATCAGGCCTGTACTTTGGTAGAGAACGGTTTGTGCATATATGATGCCCTATATCTCTTCCATCATATTTTTGTTGATTCACTCAACTCTGCCCATTTTGTTTTTTCATGTTAGGAAACAAAAGTTGTTAACAAGGTTTGGTCAGGGGTTGAATTTCTTTATGTGAAGTGTATTTTACTGATTACAATGTTTTCTTGCATCATTGGAACCTTTGTATGTTATTTGCCAATAACACTGTTTCTGACTGATAGAAGATTTATCatcctaattttttttctctattgTGAAATGCTGCTCTCCACCCCACCATTTCTCTTCTCCATGTGTTTTGAAATGGCAATATATTAAGGCATTTAGTTGAGACAATTACCTATCATTGGCATTAATCTTAAAACATGTGTTGACTTCTGTTGGCAGGTTTTCCATTTCCTCTATACTTACTCTCTTGTCATTGATGTCTGCCCATTCACCCTTGATGAGTTTGCTCAAGCATTTCATGACAAGGTTTTATTTCATCTTTAATCTGACTTTACTTTCCTTCTGTTTAACATTTTGTTTTCTCTTTTTGATCTTACCTCTTTTGATTTGAGTTCTTTCAGTGCTATAATATGTTCTCTAACATGCCTTTCAGGATTCCTTGTTGCTTGGGAAAATTCATGTGGCCCTTTTGAAGCATCTTCTATCTGATATTGAAGTGGAGCTCAACAACGAATCTTTGCCTCATCAGAGTAAATCTTGCAATTATCTTGCATTGCTTCACATGGTAAGTTAAAAAATACATACACTCACACTCACATTAGAGGGTTGTAAACTTTAGAAGTGAACTTTTTGCACTGAGATTGGAAGTTTAGTGCTATTTTATTTGAGTGCTTGTTGACATTGGCAGCATTGGAATCTAAAAGTATTTACTTTGAAATccatatgtgtgtgtatatatatatatatgctcaaATTCTGTCCAACGGCAGCAGAACTTTACACTCTAAAAGATGTGGTGCATTGTCAAGACTACACAAAACTTTTCATATGAATATTCATGCAAGTTTATTGTTTATCTTTGTTTATGATAAAACCAAATAGATGCAATCAATATTTAGGCTTCTTGATCAATGATTTTGCAGGTGGAAAATCAAgatttttctttggagttctgGGCGAGATCACTAAATCCTCTAACCTGGACAGAAATACTGCGCCAAATATTGGTTGCTTCTGGTTTTGGTTCAAAACAAAGTTCCATTCGAAGGGAAACCAACAACAAGGTATTCAAACATTTAATGATAGTGGCACTGATAAAGCTTCATGATGGATCTAGTAGACTGATATGCAtacttatattatttttttatgctTGCAAATTGATTTTGCATGGCATCCCACATATGCATTATATGGTATTTTCTCTGCTTATTTGCTTCATAAATGTGAACCTAATACTTTGAAAACATAACTGTTCTCCAGTTGACCTAAAGTGTAACTGATTTAGAATCAGTTAATTCTACAATGTTTGATAGATTAATGTCACATAAAATTCTTATTACATCTTTCTAAGATCACTACTGAATAATACCAAAAGGTTGGTGGAGTGAAAGCATATTTACATGATTGGAAGGAAAAAATATTAGAACCTGTTTTGGAGTTTACTTTACCACTTTGGAATCAACTTCTCCTTGGCCCACACCAATTTCAGCAATCAAGGATGGAATTTCCCCAAAAATGTAATTTACTtgaaatactaaattaatatcaAATTACTAACAATGACTGTCTTCTGTGAGGCAATCATTACCTTTTTCCTCTCCAATTTTGCCTTCCTGCATGATGCTCAATCAATCTGGAAAACTGTGGTAGCTATTATCCTCGTCAATATTAATAACCATATTGTTATAGTTTTGTTACtgcaaaactttttttttaatgccAATATGTGTTGTTGCGTAGCTTTGAAAGTTCATACTAGTGCATCCAGATTTTGTCATCATTTATGGGCTTGCTGCATCAATATTTAGGGACTAGGGACTTTTCATGAAGGTTTCTTTATTTTATCGAATGGGTTTGTTTTCTACTTCTAGTAAGGTCCAAGTAATGGGTGGTTCTATGAGTGCTTAATGTAATGATTTACATCTTTTTCTGATTTACTTGGGAATTGGTGTCCTTGGTTGTTTTTCTAAGATGATAACTTATTATCTGCAATAACTTTTGTACTTTCATTTCATCTAAATAATAGAAGTCCATGTTTCCACAGGAAGTGCATCTTATGGTGAAGTACGGTCTACGTCCTGCCACTTTGAAGGGTGCATTATTTCGAATTTTGCTAGAACAAGGAAACAATGGATTGAAAGTTTCTGACATGGCAAAGTCTTTTCCAGTAAGTTACTCAAATGTCAATAATATTTCTTCCGAGGAAAGATGAAAGCAGTTGAACATGTTGTTTTTCTGCCGTTCTCCTTTTATCGGTTATATAATATAGAAAAACATTCAACTTATATCagcaatgaattttgttttgtcTTGAAGATTGTTGATTTAAAACTGGCCGGCACTACTGAGGAATTGGAGTGTTTAATATGTTCAATGTTATCAAGTGACATAACTTTGTTTGAAAAGATCTCGCCGACCACATACCGTCTACGGATAAACTCTATCCTTAAGAAAGTAGAGGAACTACAGTCAGATACTGAAGACTCTGGAGCAGTTGATGATGGCCTCAGTGAGAGTGATGCATATAGTAGCGATGAAGATTCAAGATGTGATGCAGAAGATTCCACTCTTATAGAAGTGAAGAAATTAAACAACCAAAAAAATCAAAATGGCTTATTAAACTATTACACTGAAATTGATGAGAGCCATACTGGTGAATCATGGCTGTTAGGACTGATGGAAGGTGAATATTCAGATTTAAGCATTGAAGAAAAGTTGAATGTCCTGGTAGCTTTAATCGATCTGCTTCGTGAAGGATCTAGCATCAGAATAGAGGTAATCACAGATCATCTGGCATGGTCATCCCATGAATAACATGCAATGATTGTATAGTAATTTGGCGATGGAAGTTAGTTGCTTCTTCTTCCAATAATTTGACTAGGATTGGTTTGGTTAAAATCTATAAATTGATTGGCTCTCAAATCAGACTCATAATTTTAATTCAGCTAAGCCTTCAGTAGCAGATGGAGAAAAAACAGCTGACAAATTTACTTCTGAAATTTGTCTTCTTTTTTTTGCATCTTTATACTTCACTTTAATTCTGATTCGTAACATTTCTGTCCACGATTTTGAATAAGCAGTTGCTCATGCAGAAAACCTCTCTCAGACTtataactttattattattttttttaaataattaaaaacaggAACCTCCAAAAACTATTGCTGAATGTGTACCTAGTATCCATTATACTAGTTCGGGAGGAAAAATTAAGAGGTCATCAGCTAAGCGTCAAAACCTGCTAGTTTCATCTTGGGGACATCTTGGACAATTACAGGGCATAAAAGAAGCTTATGCCTACTGGAACTATCATGCAATAGATTCATCTGCATCAATCTCAAAGTTTTATGAGAGACCCTACAAGGAAAAAGATGCAAAAGATATAGAAATGTGGGTTGGTCTACATCCCATGCAATCTGTCTTTTTGGGGTCTGATCGTAGGTACAATAGATACTGGCTATTCTTAGGTCCCTGTGATGCAAATGATCCAGGCCATAGGAGGGTTTATTTTGAATCTTCTGAGGATGGTCATTGGGAGGTGATTGATACAAAAGAGGTGATGTTCCAGCTCTCCTTTGTTTTCTTTTGGTGTGTGTTTCTGACTATTTTATTGTCAAAAAAAATCATTTTCTCATCCACACTCACGCGCACACACACACAAAAGTTTTTTGTAGCTGCTTCAATTTTTCTGTTCTTGATTTTACATATATATTGTACgaggaattctcctataggagcttcctactggtagggctctcagtgttctggactcgtgaacagttttcgacgcgatttttttttatgaccgtgtatattgtaactatttagagcatcctgcaaattttcagaaaattccaaataatttacagtaccgaaaaataggttcaaacatgttgcacgcgtgactaattttttttatgcgcgtgtaaaacaacatatttgaacctagtttttggatTTTCGGTACTATAagctattcggaattttctgaaaaattgcaagatgctctaaatagctacaatatacacggtcataacaAAAAAttcgtgccgaaaactgttcacgggtcgagaaacataGGGCTAAAAGTGAAGCCCTTATAGAAGAATTgtcttatattttattatttgaaatattGCATGATAAACATTATGTATCTACATGGATTAATGTAATTGATCAATAATTTATGTTTCTCCATATGGCTGTCAAGTGCAGGCTTTGTGTGCCTTGTTAGAAGTTTTGGATGACAGAGGTAAACGAGAGGCTCTACTTATTGAATCTTTGGAGAAACGGCAAGCATGTCTATGTGAAACAATGTCTAGTGGAATGGTAAACAGTAATGTTAGTGGACATTTGACTCAATCTGACCTGACTATCATTCGGGAAGACAGTTATTCTCCATTGTCTGATGTAGAGAACAATCTGACCTTGACTGATGTCATGTGTGATTCCTTGCCTTCATCTGGGGCCATAGTTATAGATGTCCGAAATAAGGgagaag
This genomic interval from Humulus lupulus chromosome 8, drHumLupu1.1, whole genome shotgun sequence contains the following:
- the LOC133797547 gene encoding homeobox-DDT domain protein RLT3, which codes for MMETKRKTPVQLEALDSMYLENKYPTQMEIENYATTVGLTSKQIQCWFVEKRRKEKRENVITVSSDSTSTEKHAARSRSSSSKHQKASVAKNIISQDLFAPEYILKRVFRKDGPPLGVEFDSLPSGKLFHCKDPEILYSSCKESQRATKRTKVSKHAVINTICNGNNAPSKKHGMGKGLMTAWRAINPHAGDNPTSIDCANEETGPSISKSGSQNPQIQVRKPKKQKILTIQGRLRNKLQEKKKKHSVKRREVESFKDANQKPAGKTKCDLALRGGHSQENFNLISMLMDDEELEGRELQAVSNRPGCSGHFTTGLQDLLVKFPPNSVKMKQPFSMQPWDSSPEIVKKLFKVFHFLYTYSLVIDVCPFTLDEFAQAFHDKDSLLLGKIHVALLKHLLSDIEVELNNESLPHQSKSCNYLALLHMVENQDFSLEFWARSLNPLTWTEILRQILVASGFGSKQSSIRRETNNKEVHLMVKYGLRPATLKGALFRILLEQGNNGLKVSDMAKSFPIVDLKLAGTTEELECLICSMLSSDITLFEKISPTTYRLRINSILKKVEELQSDTEDSGAVDDGLSESDAYSSDEDSRCDAEDSTLIEVKKLNNQKNQNGLLNYYTEIDESHTGESWLLGLMEGEYSDLSIEEKLNVLVALIDLLREGSSIRIEEPPKTIAECVPSIHYTSSGGKIKRSSAKRQNLLVSSWGHLGQLQGIKEAYAYWNYHAIDSSASISKFYERPYKEKDAKDIEMWVGLHPMQSVFLGSDRRYNRYWLFLGPCDANDPGHRRVYFESSEDGHWEVIDTKEALCALLEVLDDRGKREALLIESLEKRQACLCETMSSGMVNSNVSGHLTQSDLTIIREDSYSPLSDVENNLTLTDVMCDSLPSSGAIVIDVRNKGEEQKQKWIRLQAFDSWIWSKFYLCLNAVKHGKRSYFDSLTRCECCHDLFWRDEKHCRLCHTTFEVDFDQEERYAIHIATCRDNEVTDMFPKVLSSQLQSLKAAIYAIESVMPEDALIGAWTKSAHKLWVKRLRRTSSLQELMQVLTDFIGAIHENWLCQCNVLPGSYDGEEIIACFTTLPQTTSAVALWLVKLDALVTPSKERGHSGKIANYQK